One region of Populus trichocarpa isolate Nisqually-1 chromosome 4, P.trichocarpa_v4.1, whole genome shotgun sequence genomic DNA includes:
- the LOC18097705 gene encoding polypyrimidine tract-binding protein homolog 1 isoform X1 gives MSTSGQPQFRYTQTPSKVLHLRNLPWECTEEELIELCKPFGRIVNTKCNVGANRNQAFVEFVDQNQAIQMVSYYASSSDPAQVRGKTVYIQYSNRHEIVNNKSPGDNPGNVLLVTIEGVEAGDVSIDVIHLVFSAFGYVHKIATFEKAAGFQALIQFTDSETASSARNALDGRSIPRYLLPEHVGSCHLRISYSAHTDLNIKFQSHRSRDYTNPYLPVNPTAIEGPVQPTVGVDGKKKEPESNVLLASIENMQYAVTIDVLHTVFSAFGTVQKIAIFEKNGGTQALIQYPDVATAAVAKETLEGHCIYDGGYCKLHLSYSRHTDLNVKAYSDKSRDYTIPDASLIAAQAPGLHTAPTMWQNPQAGSMYTGNNYATTAAVPVQVPPGQVPAWDPTMQAGGQGYASVPGTYPGQTYPTPPASAYATAAIPAGSSPRSHSSPISHSVASMAMSHPGMQSNLRPSGASPPGQPPYYG, from the exons atgtCAACGTCGGGACAGCCACAATTCCGGTACACACAAACACCATCAAAGGTTTTGCATCTACGAAACCTTCCATGGGAGTGCACAGAAGAAGAGCTAATCGAGCTCTGTAAACCTTTTGGAAGGATCGTAAATACTAAGTGCAATGTGGGCGCCAATCGGAACCAAGCCTTTGTCGAATTC GTAGACCAAAATCAGGCAATACAAATGGTATCGTATTATGCGTCGTCGTCGGACCCAGCGCAGGTTCGGGGTAAAACGGTGTATATTCAATATTCGAACAGGCATGAAATTGTGAACAATAAGAGTCCAGGTGATAATCCTGGAAATGTATTGTTGGTTACCATCGAGGGTGTTGAAGCTGGTGATGTCAGCATCGATGTCATTCACTTG GTGTTTTCTGCTTTTGGCTATGTGCACAAAATTGCTACTTTTGAAAAGGCTGCTGGTTTCCAG GCATTAATTCAATTCACTGATTCTGAAACTGCATCTTCAGCAAGAAATGCCTTGGATGGGAGAAGCATACCCAG GTACTTGCTTCCAGAGCATGTTGGTTCCTGCCACTTACGCATTTCGTATTCTGCGCATACCGATCTCAATATCAAGTTCCAGTCCCATAGGAGCAG AGACTATACAAATCCATATCTCCCTGTGAATCCTACTGCAATCGAGGGACCTGTTCAG CCTACTGTTGGCGTTgatggaaagaagaaagaaccTGAGAGCAATGTGCTTCTTGCATCAATTGAGAATATGCAGTATGCCGTCACCATCGATGTTCTTCACACT GTATTCTCTGCATTTGGTACTGTCCAGAAGATTGCTATATTCGAGAAAAATGGTGGAACACAGGCGCTAATTCAGTACCCAG ATGTTGCGACTGCAGCAGTAGCCAAAGAAACTCTGGAGGGACACTGCATTTATGATGGTGGCTATTGTAAGCTTCATCTATCATACTCTCGTCATACTGATCTCAATGTAAAG GCCTATAGTGATAAAAGTAGAGATTACACCATCCCAGATGCAAGTTTGATTGCAGCACAAGCTCCTGGCCTTCACACTGCTCCTACAATGTGGCAGAATCCTCAGGCTGGCTCAATGTACACTGGGAATAACTATGCTACCACTGCTGCTGTTCCAGTTCAAGTTCCTCCTGGGCAAGTGCCAGCTTGGGATCCAACCATGCAGGCAGGTGGACAAGGCTATGCATCAGTTCCTGGCACTTATCCTGGTCAAACATATCCAACACCTCCAGCGTCTGCTTATGCTACTGCTGCAATACCTGCAGGCTCCTCTCCCCGGTCACATAGCAGCCCAATTTCTCATAGTGTGGCTTCTATGGCAATGAGCCACCCAGGGATGCAGTCAAACTTGCGACCTAGTGGTGCTTCACCTCCGGGTCAGCCTCCATATTATGGTTGA
- the LOC18097705 gene encoding polypyrimidine tract-binding protein homolog 1 isoform X2 — MSTSGQPQFRYTQTPSKVLHLRNLPWECTEEELIELCKPFGRIVNTKCNVGANRNQAFVEFVDQNQAIQMVSYYASSSDPAQVRGKTVYIQYSNRHEIVNNKSPGDNPGNVLLVTIEGVEAGDVSIDVIHLVFSAFGYVHKIATFEKAAGFQALIQFTDSETASSARNALDGRSIPRYLLPEHVGSCHLRISYSAHTDLNIKFQSHRSRDYTNPYLPVNPTAIEGPVQPTVGVDGKKKEPESNVLLASIENMQYAVTIDVLHTVFSAFGTVQKIAIFEKNGGTQALIQYPDVATAAVAKETLEGHCIYDGGYCL, encoded by the exons atgtCAACGTCGGGACAGCCACAATTCCGGTACACACAAACACCATCAAAGGTTTTGCATCTACGAAACCTTCCATGGGAGTGCACAGAAGAAGAGCTAATCGAGCTCTGTAAACCTTTTGGAAGGATCGTAAATACTAAGTGCAATGTGGGCGCCAATCGGAACCAAGCCTTTGTCGAATTC GTAGACCAAAATCAGGCAATACAAATGGTATCGTATTATGCGTCGTCGTCGGACCCAGCGCAGGTTCGGGGTAAAACGGTGTATATTCAATATTCGAACAGGCATGAAATTGTGAACAATAAGAGTCCAGGTGATAATCCTGGAAATGTATTGTTGGTTACCATCGAGGGTGTTGAAGCTGGTGATGTCAGCATCGATGTCATTCACTTG GTGTTTTCTGCTTTTGGCTATGTGCACAAAATTGCTACTTTTGAAAAGGCTGCTGGTTTCCAG GCATTAATTCAATTCACTGATTCTGAAACTGCATCTTCAGCAAGAAATGCCTTGGATGGGAGAAGCATACCCAG GTACTTGCTTCCAGAGCATGTTGGTTCCTGCCACTTACGCATTTCGTATTCTGCGCATACCGATCTCAATATCAAGTTCCAGTCCCATAGGAGCAG AGACTATACAAATCCATATCTCCCTGTGAATCCTACTGCAATCGAGGGACCTGTTCAG CCTACTGTTGGCGTTgatggaaagaagaaagaaccTGAGAGCAATGTGCTTCTTGCATCAATTGAGAATATGCAGTATGCCGTCACCATCGATGTTCTTCACACT GTATTCTCTGCATTTGGTACTGTCCAGAAGATTGCTATATTCGAGAAAAATGGTGGAACACAGGCGCTAATTCAGTACCCAG ATGTTGCGACTGCAGCAGTAGCCAAAGAAACTCTGGAGGGACACTGCATTTATGATGGTGGCTATT GCCTATAG